The genomic region AAACCTGAGATTCTTCAAACTCCCAAACAATGGGATGATGAATTATCAAGCCGAATTCGCTCCATGGGGCATGCTAATGTGAAGGCCACAATGCTTACCCAAGATAGTCCATTATTGTTACTTAAAAAACTGGAAGCTCTCGGTGTAGAAACAAGTTATCTGCCCAACACATTGATCGATTTCGAAGCGAGCAATCTTTCAACGCATCCTCACCTGGTCGGGAATAGTCCATCGATTTCCTTTCACTCGAAGGACGGTATTCTTAAGGCGGATCTTGCGTTAGGGCTCGCAGCTGGAAAAAACGAAAATGTTTTGAATTTCGAATACAAAGGGATTTCTACCAGCAGTCTTGCTGAATCGATTCAGGTTGATGGTAAACCCCTGCTTGAGGGAGGACTGATTGATCTAAAGATAAACGGAGATCTGAATGCGATTAATTCAGATTTGATTGCACGTGCCTCCTTTAAAGATGTTTTTTTGATGATCAGTGGTTCCAAGGTCTCCCTTAATGGAATGGATATGCCTCTTGCTATTCGAGGCCCGATCGATTCTCCCATGATTAAAGTTGATGCGGATTTCCTTCAGAACGCTCTGAAGTCAGCGGGTAAAAAACGCCTGCTTGATGAAGCTTCCAAGGAACTTGGGATCGACCTTGGTGACGATAGCTCCTCTGAAGGTCTTAAGAAAGCAGCAGGGGATTTGCTTGGTGGATTTTTGAAGAAGAAAACCGAAAAGAATGAAGAGAAATAACTCCAATTCTCCTGAGACTTACTTTGTCTGTCGAATGGGCTAAGCTTCCTCTTGCAGTTTTTTGAAAAGCTTACAGCTTTGGTTTTTGTTAACCATGAATTACCCCAATAATCCGTCCATATTCGCCTTTTTTCTTTTGTCTTTGGTCGCGTTGCAAGCAGCACCAAACCCGGACGATCTTCTCGGTCCAGATTCGAAAAAGCAGGAAGGCGTTCCTCAAGGAAAGGTTATTAAGTACGTATTCGAAAATAGCTTGGTATTCCCAGGAACAAAACGTGAATACTTTGTTTATGTTCCAGCTCAATACGACGCCTCTGTCCCCGCTGCGCTTATGGTTTTTCAAGATGGTAAAAAATATCAGGACCCAAACAACTGGTTTCGGGTACCTGTCGTTTTTGATAATTTAATTCATAAGGGCGATATGCCTGTGACGATTGCGCTGCTTATTGATCCCGGTTCCAAAGGCACAGACGAGGACGGAACGCCAATTTATGATCGTTCCAATCGAAGTCGCGAATATGATGCGATTACTGACCGGTATTCAGAGTTTCTTATTGAAGAAATCATTCCAGAAGTAGCCAGAAATTATAAGCTTACCAATGATCCAAAGTATCGAGCAATTTGTGGGACCAGTTCAGGCGCTATTTGCGCTTTTACTGCTGCCTGGTTGCGGCCTGACTATTTTAGTAAAGTGCTCAGTGGAAACGGAACTTTCGTAAATATCCTTGGTGGGCATCAGTATCCTTCAATGATTCGATCAACGCCGGCAAAACCCATCCGTGTATTCATTCAGGATGGATCCAATGATTTAAACAACCAATACGGTAACTGGTTTTTGGCTAATCAACAAATGGTCTCATCCCTTGAGTTTAAAGGTTATGACGTAAAAGCGGTCTGGGGAACGGGCTCACATAATGCCTTCGAATTTGGACCCTATCTTCCACATTCTCTTCGGTGGTTATGGCGTGATCATTCGAGTGGAAATCCCTAGAGTTTAAATGGCTATGCGAAAGTTTACTTCTGCGATTATCCTTACTGGAACTCTATTTATTTTTTCTGGTTGCATGCATAGACCGGTGCCGAATTTGCCTGCGCATTGGCAGGGCAAACCGATTCCGATGGCTTCGTTGGAGGACCCAGAGACTGTCAAAATGTATGTCTTCGTCATGTATGACAAACGCATGTGTGCTCACACGATTTTAAGAATCCATTCTCCCGAACATGGCACCGTATTCTGGGACCCGGCTGGCGGTTATGGTAAGCCTGAATATCCGGTTGTTGCAAAGCGAAGTGACGACTTGGTGATTGATCCGATTCCGACCATTCCAGCCTACCTCGATTTCAGGCAGTATCTTCCCACTGCCAAGGTTGAAATATTTGAATTCGATTTAAACCCGTCAGAATCAGAACGTTTAATTAATCTTCTTAGGCCGAAACTTGGAGAAAGGCATGCCCCTTACAAAACGGAGACTGCGCCGATGTATTGCGCTTCTGCTATTTCAAAATTCTTAAGTCAGCACGCACGTGATATTATTCCGGTAAATAAAAATTTCTTTCCTCACGCTTTGTCAGCTGAACTCTATGCTGCCAATTTGACTCGAATCATTCTGTATGATTACGATTCAATTTTGCAATATGAGGTTCAGTAATAGGGAGCGAATCGAATTCATTATTGGAAATAATCGGAGTTGCTTCCGAAGTATTAACGACCCAACTTTTACCCATGGCACTTGATCCCGAATTTATTAAAAAAGTCCAGGAGCGAAAAGCGAAACGGGAAGCCCGCGAAGCACGAAATAAACACCTGGAGATCCAACCTAAAACTCGTTCAGGTCCGAGGGCCCAAAAAAGCGATCCTGTATTTAAATCTACTTCAATGCTCACTGGTGATTCGACTTATATAACAGGCGAAGATGCCAGAGAACGTGTGAAGAAAGCTAGCTAGACCCTGTTCGAAAAGCCGCTGGTTGTCCGTAAAATGCGCATGATAAAGTTTTGGAAAACCAGTATTAAGGCTTGAAA from Verrucomicrobiota bacterium harbors:
- a CDS encoding alpha/beta hydrolase-fold protein translates to MNYPNNPSIFAFFLLSLVALQAAPNPDDLLGPDSKKQEGVPQGKVIKYVFENSLVFPGTKREYFVYVPAQYDASVPAALMVFQDGKKYQDPNNWFRVPVVFDNLIHKGDMPVTIALLIDPGSKGTDEDGTPIYDRSNRSREYDAITDRYSEFLIEEIIPEVARNYKLTNDPKYRAICGTSSGAICAFTAAWLRPDYFSKVLSGNGTFVNILGGHQYPSMIRSTPAKPIRVFIQDGSNDLNNQYGNWFLANQQMVSSLEFKGYDVKAVWGTGSHNAFEFGPYLPHSLRWLWRDHSSGNP